The Primulina eburnea isolate SZY01 unplaced genomic scaffold, ASM2296580v1 ctg739_ERROPOS11973397, whole genome shotgun sequence sequence aaaactgaggTCATATTTCAGATTTGGGGTCAAACAAAAAGTTATTGTTAATTTAAATTTCTCACATATACATGTTGTTTGGGTTCAAATCAGGTTGGCAATGCCTGCCCAACATTCAATTGAAGTTATTGCATGTTAGCTATATGTTCTCCTTATTAATTCCTACACTAAACTAGGATATACACTCCCCTACAATATAGAGAAAATTATTGTTTTacacttaaataaaatttacgtGCAGTAAAAATGTATTTTCATCAACATTTTTTGGAATTACTCCTTGGATAAAAATTTAGGAGATGAAACCTAAATTTGCCTTCCATATcatttaatgttaaaattttaaaagctgAGATTACTTAAGTAGAGTATATCTTTGGTGGGGAAAACTGCATTTTTAGttatgtaatttttttcattttacgattttggtaatttatattatcaaatttcaagttTAGTCAtatatctttttattttttgtgattttattcatttttcatCGAAAGTGTTAACGTGACACTACATATAGTAGCGTCAACTCTACATTGGTACCATATCAGTTTCACGTtgtaaaaatgaataaaatcacaaaaaaaatataaaatattggaTTGAGTTTTAATAACACAAAAAACCCAAATCACAAAGAGAAGCACACAAGACCAAAATCAATTTCCCAATTTGGAGTCCCAAATGTATGATTACTtatttatttatggtaaaacttgtgtgaggcggtctcacgggtcgtatttgtgagacgaatctcttatttgagtcatctatgaaaaagtattactttttatgctaatagtattattttttattgtaaatatcggtaggatcgacccgtctcacagattaagatccgtgagtgggtctcacatgagactcactctttatttatttatgagttgttctcttttgatacatatatagaGATATTAAGTAAGGGTGTCATAAATGAAACTACATGCCAATCCGACTCCACtgtaaaatattgatttaaGGTTGAGAGTTTTCAGGTTCGAGTCAGATCCAATATATGACCCTAAAGAGTAATCGGTTCGAGTGACCCGCTCCGATGTTACTcggatttttaaattattttttatatagaattaaaaaatattagttacatttttttatattttgtgtttgaaaaaaattattgcaTACTGATATCATAGATTTTCaccatgaaatatttattttgtaaaacattgatttttaaaaaacatttttttaaataaatagacTTTAAATTTTCTACAAttagacttttaaatttaaattctaTATAAGGGAGATTTGTTATtatatgtttaatttaatttattattattattatatgttttattttattttttaattgttttgtTAAAAGATACAAAATCAAATTGGGTTGGTATGATTCGGGTTCATCGTTTTCggattaagaaattttttatatcTTGCGTCAACCTTACTGGAGAATTAATTATGGTGCATAAAAGTAGCTTTCCATTAAGTTCAGATATCCTTGAAAATAAATGCTTATTTTCATTaactttaaatattattatttgttttaattcatatcagttttattttattttcttgaaaaaatatatataaaacaacCTACAAGCATTCATATGAATGCACACAAGCATAcaaatattttttgtaaaaccgtatgatttatcatataaaattttattatttattttctttgaaTTCGTAGTACATAAATTGATACCATCataaaaaattaagaaaattgtAACATTAATTTATTCACATAAAATTATGGatacaaaattaaaattaatttcatgttcatatttattaaatgaaatattgCGTAAGTGAAATATAATTCAAATCGCATTAAGCGTATTTagtgaaaattatgatattattatataaaccTAGGTTATTAttttgagaagaaaatattaGTTCATGAAATTTTGGAATTTCATTTACGACAACTAATAGGataatttttaagatttttttataATACGAAAATTCATTGGaacagtttttttaaaaaaaacatagaaaCATATTAATTAATACTTTTctcaattatttatataataaaatggGATGACAAATGTTGCTATATTAATTAATAGCTTAATAAATGCGTATCTAACTATCTTCTTGCCTTTTCAACAGAAACAGGTCTTAAAACTTTAAAGTGGTGAAAAGTAATGGTTTTGGGTTTCCaaattaaatgcattatttccAAATATTAACTGCATGAttgtataaatatataaaaatcacccatacataaatgtaagacaaaaatttatgtgagacgatctcacagtcgtattttatgaaacaaatatcttattttggtcatccatgaaaaaatattaggtGTGGGGGCTGTATCGACCCGACCCACAAAATGTGCATACCAATCGATCAGTCAtttatttaaaacattaaatttctattaattattaaacaatTATTTTTCTCTTTGATTTAGTTGCTGTGTAGTTTGAAATTTGAGATTGTGTACTTTGTATGTATAATGAGATTAATATGTGTGATGAAGTTAAGTGAGTTTTTTTGTTTTAGAGTAGATCTTTTCTGAGATAGGTCGGTCTGATCTATGTAtgcagtgaaaaataatatttttctataaattatgaatttaccTGTGAGACCTTGTCATAATAGTTTTTGTGTTcgttttaataatataaaattaagattttaaactAACAATGATAATCACTCGTTATTTTTTTAGAATGATAGTTACTCATGTATTGGTAGCTCCAATACGTGTTCGACTTTTTTTAGTCACGGGTCAATTTCATCAACACAACAGCTTTTGTAAGACGGTCacacgagtcaattttgtgagatggatctcttatttgggtaaatCATTAAaacttattaatttttatgtcaaaaatattatttattattataaatatgaacatGATAGACTTATCTCAAAGATAAAAATATGTGAAACGGTATCACAAAAACCTACTATTTCATCAAATAGTTGGGATTATTTTTCAAGATGCCGGGGAGGCTGGAAATGACATCTCTAATCCCAACTTGTCCAACGCCCATTCTAATATGTatctataatatatttatttgacGCACATAATAAGGCGTCTACCTTGTTAACCGTCTCTTGTAAAAATATCATTATATCACTACACATAACTAATTTAGATTCAATATTATACAAAAAAGGTGTGAGTGATGAGTATAATATGGAAGAATTTGAGAAAAAGGCAGCCCTACGTTTCCCATAGTTGAAAAGTCTTTTCCAATGTCGATGGTTCCAGTTACAATAAAATGGAATCAGAACTGTAattcaatcatattttaaaaatcgaATCTCCTGCAAAggcaattaataataattattatttttattgtagaatattttatttttttgttcaaaCTGTTCTCTTGCTAGATGGTTTCTCCAAAATTAATTTCGAATTCaatattgaaataaaaataataacatcCGTCAACTGGACTGTCGTATAGGACATCCACATCtcagaaaaataataataaaaagaacTAAACCTTTCATattaacccaaaaataaagagAAATATCACATTGAACTTCAAATATCAATCACCGATTCAACATCCCCAATGTATTAGTGCTTACACTCGTGAAGAACTCAGTTCATGACTCGTCGATGAGAACTCGACCAAATTCTTACCTTCAACATGTACAATAATGAAATCAAGGAAACAAAAGATACATCGCATTCGCaacaataaaatgtgccaaaaAAAATAACGAGCCATCTGCCAATTATGGACTTTATCCTGTTCACAGAACAATATACAACTAGAAATGATGACCCAGTTTGTACCCTGCTATACCTAGATAGTAACACATTCCTTGGAAACTACAGAAACAACAcatatttcatttaaaaaacGAGATAGAATTAAAAAATACTGTACAAAATGCTATCAACAAGTGAAGAGCTTTCGGTGCTAGTCGTAGCCTCAATTGGTAGAGTAGAGCTGCGATAGCGTCCACCAAAAATTGCCCCTCATCCCTAGGGTATTTCTAAAATCACATTCCACCTTCAGAAATTTTCCAAGTATCAATTTTCTCTGCACATTCTATCTCCACCTAGCTTTGTTTCACCTATCTATGTACTCTACATTTTAGCTTTACTTTTTAGTATTTCCTACTAATACCGTTGCCTAGTTCTTACATTACCTCTTCTGCCACTCCTATTTATCCTGTTCACTCCATCAGTCCAATTTTCATCCTCGTTGTCATCTTCATCTTCAGCATCTGCCGTTCGGCTGGCCTTCCCACCTCTTCTTAGAGGGGGTCGTTTCCTTTTGATGTTGGCGGTGTAGGTTGAATAATCAACAGTATCTTCGGTCAATGCATTCTTCAAATCCTGAGAAGTGGAGAATCATATACAAAGGGAACAAAGCATCTAGTAAACTCCGGCTAAAATGCAACCGAAAAAATACATTCAGGGTAATGGTTTAAATTAGTACTTGTATTACCTGATACCTCCTCGAGAAATCTTCACGAGTGTTTGGTGGGTCTATGTTTATGTCGCTAATATTAAATGAAATGTTCTGCCGCAAAAAACTCTCACCAGGTTTTGGCGGTTCATTTGGTGAATATGCCTAATCAAAGAAAAAAGAACAGATTTGGAAcgaatatatttgaaataaaatgacCATCTTTCTGATTATATTATAGTAGGTGCAGGTCACGTAAAGAGCATTACCTGGCAGCGGGCATCATCGAGACCGAAAACAATCTTGAGATGCCGTTTCAGCTTCAAAAGAAGTTGGATTGCACCGATTGCCAGACAATCAACCTGCGACAGATAGGAAAATgaagaagcataagctatttgAAAATGCCAAAATTCAAAGGAATTGCAACAAAATCAATTCACAGAAAATTAGCATGCTgtgaattaaattttaaaagtggAAACAGAAAAGTTAACTCCCATTGTTTAACAAAATGTGCATTAACTTCCGCTGTTTCAAAAATAATCCATTACAACCAGGCACGCTCAGCAATGCGTTTTTCAAGTCATGTACAGAAATGTATCTATTCTGTACAAACACATAGGCTCCGTGGCTTGAAAGAGTTTGTAAAAGAGCACTATCATAGTCGAGGAGGTTAAAGTCTGACCCATGAGTGGTCAAGGTAGTATCTGTATTCCTCCCAATAGTTATTTATGTACCTGGATTTTCTGCAAATCAATTTTGGGCATGATATAGGAATCTTCCATAATATCTGAATACTTGGATTGAGGATCTCCAGATAAATGACGACCCGGGAACTCTTCAGAGATTTTGTGATTCCCATCATTGGACATGGATCTTTCGCTGACAGATTGAATAGTATGATCAGACTGGACTGTCCCATTTCCGATACCTTTTGGATAAATTCCTTCTAAAGAATGCAAAAAATCCTTCATGTTTGACTCTAATATCCCAGCTCGAACTTGTACCAATCGGTTTATAGTATATATCAGATAAAGAGGTTCATCAGGGGAGGTAAAAGGTAACAAAGCAAGAATTTCTGAACAGTACCtgtagaaaaaaaaataatctgAGCGACATTTCCAAGAATCAGCAAGTATAAAAATGACGACAATGAGAACAAGCGACGTAACTCACATGAGGAAAGGTATAACGTAATTATTCCACCTAGGCATTTCAAACTTGCGAACAACAGAAGACATAAACCTATTTCTCGAAACACGATTTGTGCGAACGAGCTTGTAAATCCGAGAAACACCTAGGCGGGCATAAGCTGAAGTGCCAGCATCAGACCTTCCCTTCACACTGTTGGATACACTGGAATGAACTTTATGGTTTGGGATTTCTGCTATAGCATCATTCATGCCATGTATGAACATAAACGACAACTGAAGCCCATCTCCCAGACGGCTTTCGAAAAAAGCTGGATACCTGAAGTAAGCAATCAATAAGTTCCAACTACAGTTCAAGATGCAGAGAATAATGAATGACTATCACATAAATGAACATACTTTTCATTCATATTCATCAGCAGATGATGAGCCAGCTTTGAGTTAACCTCCTGAGGATCTGTTTCAAGAGCAATAAGATATGGAACACAAGTAATTGGATGTACAAGACCTTGACGCAACACAACTTCCACAATCTGTGAACAGAAgagaaacaaaaaaataaatcaataacGCTTATTGTTGTAAATGCTGATGGGTCGTGAAGAGTTAAAACAAGGATTCCCAATGCTGGTTGAGGACCAAATAtgtaggaaattattttcaGGTCTTGAAGTAACAATCAAATCACCATAATCGTAACATGTTTAAGGACCAACAATTTttcggtattttattttattcatttgGATTTGGTGTGAGTGTGTGCAAGTGTTGGGATGGGGTGTCAAGAGTATCTCACGACTACAAGCTCGAACCAAAGAAAAATTAGACCTTTAGAGCTGTTTGGCGCACTTGTTCATTCACATCTAAACATCTCCCTAGGATGTTATACCAATACAGCTGAACTATACCACCACATATGTTAGTATCACCAGCACCAGCAGCAACAGGCACACTTTGTGCACGACTAACTTCCTTTTTACTAGCTTTATCAGGTTCCAGTTGACTTTCCGCATGGAGAAGGTATTCATATATGTTCTGTAACGATTGCATCTGGCAAACCATAAATATTGTTAACAAAATAGAGAAAAGAAGGACGGTGCCATGGCGGGATCAACAAAAACAAGAATACCTTCAGACGAGCATCAGTATTAGAGGAAAGCGTGGCCTCCATGATTTTACCAACATCCTTTTGCAACATAAATTCAGGCCGAGCAATTAAAACATAGCCTAAGGCCTGAAGAAAATACAAAATTACATaatgaattttataatatttaatataaaattaccaAACCTACAGCAGAACAGTGGTTACCTGTAACGAACGGACCTTAATGATGAAATCTTCGGCCTGAAGATACTTTTTAAAAAGGTTAACACTGTGTGTGACATCCATCATCCTCGTGTTCGAAGAAAACTCAGTCAACAGAGAACTACCATAACGCAATAACAACCCCAGGCAAAAAAGACACCGACCTACTTGCTGACAagataaatattaataaatattagtgACCACATGTTCACGAAACTAGAGATATTCAAGCAAATGAAAAACTGAAAAGAGTATTAACTGTGAGGGGATGACGGTATAAGACAATTTAAGATAATTTGGCCGAGCACATTACTTAAACAGGCAGCAATTGCAGTGGGTTTGATGTATCTAGGTTAGCATAAATGCACAAGTAGCAAAACGTCTGACATTCAAGACGAGACTAAGCTTAATGTGCTTCAGTATGTGttcaatttaaaatttaaaattattgcaTCCTCGAGGAACAATCTGCTATGTCAGAACATGATTGGCTATTATATTAGAATTGTATTTTACTCTGGAACAACATGAAATGATAACATGTGATGATTGCTATCTGAAAAATCTCAGAAACCTTTCTTCCTAGGaaaaaataatcaagaaattacAAATCCCAAACATCACTGTAAAGGAGAAgttggttcatgtgtgtgcaatgGCATGGCAAAAAATAATGCAGGATATGGCAAATGAACAAAATGATAGATAAAGAAATAGAGCATGTAAGGGGCGAGAAGAATTAATGCACCCGAAAGCAGGTAAGTTAACCAAAAACAATTTTTGTCTGTTTTTCAAGCATCTGAAATGTTTGAAATAAGCATAATTAGCTGAGATCGAACAAAAGGTGGCAATTAGAACCCTAAAATTTGCATGACAAACAGGAACCTGCTTATTATCAAATCCCAAGGCGTCCAGGCGCTTATAGAACAACTGAATAAGATATTCTACCACAAGTGCTCCTTTTCCTGTTACGTCGCCCACGGAACACAAACACCTGATATTCGAGAGACACGATACGTCAGAAAACAGATGCAAGAAAATGTATCATTACCAAGAAACTGAAACTTATCCCTATCTTATAAAACCTATTTAAGAAATTAGAGACAGTCAAACACTTCAGCTACCATGCAACTCACAAATTTAAGAACAAAGTACAATATTCCATAGCCGCATAGTGTCAGGAAAATCTTCCCACAAGGTCAACAAAACAGAGTCTTTCAAAAAAATGTTGCCAACATTCAGGTTAATAGCAAATCAATCTTAAATTCCCCAATAACAATCCCCACATAAAATGTCTAAGAGATAATCTATTTtaatagaaaataaaaaaactatGTTATTCAGCTAAGCTCCATTCAAACAAGAGTTTCAGTCATTTTTTAAGAATGGAAAGGACTTGGAGAGAAATTAAAAGAATTTTCACTGGATGAAGCAACTGTTAACACCATTTCACATGTTTATCCATTTAACCAAATTCATGCTACATGATGCCAAGAATATATATAAATAGCCATTATTAAAACGCTGTGCCATTGAAGATGGAAAAAACATCAACACTAATGccttcaaaaaatatataaaattttaagtacgaaaatttttgaaaaattccaCAGCACGAACACCCCAAAGATCAAAGATCATATTTTCACTTACTGAAATCCGACCTTCCAAAAATACCAAAATAGTTACTTTCTCTAAAACAATTACAGAAAATCCCCAGTAGAAAGCAACCTTGAATGCCTTCACCAAAAGAATTGGTCATAGCTTACACTTAAACAGTTACCAAAAAATGTTATCATTATCAACTAAACAGCCTTCAATCATCAGAAAGGAACATACAGGATGTAATATAAGTTCTGATTATCGAACAGGTGGTGGCACAAAATTCTAGAACTAAATGTTTTTTTCTATTGATAGAAAACAAAAGATAAATTGCAGAGAAAAGTAGAATACTTGATGCAAGCATGAACAACTGTCAGGAAAGAATGTCGAACAATCATTTGCTTTAGATCTTGTTCAAGTTCTTCGCAAACAGTTTGAGGAAGCTTGCGCAACAAAGGCAAGACGGAATCTATCACAAATATTATGCTCTCCAATAGCTGTGCAGTCACCCGATTGTCGGACTGCAAAAAGGAGAAGAAACTGTGTTTAATTCATTCTCAGTTAAATTTAAGACTTTCGAGGATATTTTGCTAATATGGTTTTCTGCAAGATCAAGAAATAAATACCCGTGTGATCTCACACACAGATATTTGCATCCTCCCATTCACGAATCTGTGCTAATGACCATTTtcaactaatcataaacatgactCTATAAAGACACCAGATTTCTGATTCCACTTCAACCTTAGGATTGCAAATCCAGTTTCGATTAAATAAAATGTACATTCGGTCCTTTGTGCCTATCCTCAAGTTAAACTAATAATTAAAAGGCGATGATATATTTAACAAGAACATGGAAATAAAATAGAGTAAGAATTCAAAAGCCAAAGTATCTAACCTCGTAGCTAGTAGTCAACTAACAGCGAAATTATAAATCGCTCAGCAGCATGCTGTTTACGAGAAAAACGAATCTAGAAATATGATATGCATGATCATAACATACAATTGAATATCATCTAGGCAAGGCACTCCATACAATCTACTAAACTTTACACCAAATAAATACTGTCATTTGCTTGGGATTTGATCTCATAGAAAGTACAAAGTTGAAAGAGAAGGGAAAAGAAAAACATCAGACACATTACAAGAGTTATTCAGTCCTTAAAGATTTCATATCACCAACTGCTGAAAACATCAATGACCCAATGTTTAAAGAAATTTGGTGACACAAACATTGAGTAGGTACAGAAAACCATCGTCTCCAACTGGTAGCTCCAAGACATTTCTTACAACATCGGTTGATTCCTACTAACTAGTCGATGACACTATAGTAATCCAACTTTAAAAAGTGATTAGAAACATCCAAGAAACAAAAATGAGATATTCCAACTATAAACATGGAATACTGAGCAGAGAGTAAACAAGAATATCAAAATTGATAGGATTCATTCATGAAAGAGTATCGTCATTTGTATAAGTTTTAGCACTGGGAAAGAAATTTAATTGACCTGACTTTTCAGATATGGTTGTAGGGTGACCACAAACTGAGAAGGATCAGAAGCTGGTGCGCATAGAGTAGGATCCACCAGACAAAAGGCATGCAATAGTAAAGCATATGGTAGCATGAGCTCTTCTCCTTCCTCGCTACTTACTTCTGTAACCTGGAGGAACATGGCAAATTTGCCGATTAGCATTGCCGGACAAAGACTACTTTTAGAGAGAGAGAAATGAGTGAAAATGTACAATATCACAAGGATATTTAAGTCCTTGATAATTTTCTGTTGCATTATTTCATCCAAGAAGCAAGGGACATATTAATTTAACGATGAATATGGTAATTCCTGGTTAGAGAAGATATTCTAGTAAATTTTACATAAACtggaataaaacaatctaaagcctaagcatacacaaggaaccagATAACATACCAAATATGAACCCACTTTCTCCAAAAGCATTACCTGTAATACTTTTTCCAACAAACACTTGCACATCAACTCACAGCGTCTGCGTACTGAAGCAAGTAACACGGGATTT is a genomic window containing:
- the LOC140822097 gene encoding sister chromatid cohesion protein SCC2-like isoform X6 produces the protein MAHDDMPKQLYKEENIERILDFSRHQILDVMFACDPAYRAMHKPTDNGAIDDEEDEEADDFGSASKKRRTSKSVKEKKSTTYKGLSVVKTVTQKLCTILSFLKQFLSIECLSDSCILQLVRTSLQTLLVDNIPLLQLKAISLIGGIYYMYTQHRSYVMDETVQIILKSPLSKRVPRTYHLPDEEQRQIQLITALCIQMVQYSANLPEVVRSENPLLEVSVDPGYPAKCYEAITESCCLFWTRILQRLASTKSQDASELKMIMENLVMDLLTTLNLPEYPASAAILEVLCVLLLQNAGLKSKDITARIMAIDLLGIIAARLKHDAVLCRDDKFWILKEFINSERVDPSYEKDACSVCKGAISERSLFVCQGCQRAFHVDCMEGMENEVHSRNSDCQICLCERQLLVLKTYCVSQDKDEKKNRNQSKKSSRHDTVTKQEIVQQMLLNYLQDVRSEDDTHLFTRWFYLCLWYKDDHPASEQKICYYLTRLKSRAIVRESSSFSSSLKRVSVKKVALALGQNSSFTRGFDKILQVLLASLRDNSPTIRSKAMRAVSIIVEADPEVLGDKFVHMAVEGRFCDSAISVRESALELVGRHIASYPDVGLKYFEKVAERIKDTGISVRKRAIKIIKDMCTSDTGFSLFSTACVEIISRINDEESSVQDLVCKAFYKFWFEEHLGMQTHSFKDGSCVPLELAKKTEQIVEMLRRMSSHKPLVTVIKRNLALDFFPQSAKAAGINPVLLASVRRRCELMCKCLLEKVLQVTEVSSEEGEELMLPYALLLHAFCLVDPTLCAPASDPSQFVVTLQPYLKSQSDNRVTAQLLESIIFVIDSVLPLLRKLPQTVCEELEQDLKQMIVRHSFLTVVHACIKCLCSVGDVTGKGALVVEYLIQLFYKRLDALGFDNKQQVGRCLFCLGLLLRYGSSLLTEFSSNTRMMDVTHSVNLFKKYLQAEDFIIKVRSLQALGYVLIARPEFMLQKDVGKIMEATLSSNTDARLKMQSLQNIYEYLLHAESQLEPDKASKKEVSRAQSVPVAAGAGDTNICGGIVQLYWYNILGRCLDVNEQVRQTALKIVEVVLRQGLVHPITCVPYLIALETDPQEVNSKLAHHLLMNMNEKYPAFFESRLGDGLQLSFMFIHGMNDAIAEIPNHKVHSSVSNSVKGRSDAGTSAYARLGVSRIYKLVRTNRVSRNRFMSSVVRKFEMPRWNNYVIPFLMYCSEILALLPFTSPDEPLYLIYTINRLVQVRAGILESNMKDFLHSLEGIYPKGIGNGTVQSDHTIQSVSERSMSNDGNHKISEEFPGRHLSGDPQSKYSDIMEDSYIMPKIDLQKIQVDCLAIGAIQLLLKLKRHLKIVFGLDDARCQAYSPNEPPKPGESFLRQNISFNISDINIDPPNTREDFSRRYQDLKNALTEDTVDYSTYTANIKRKRPPLRRGGKASRTADAEDEDDNEDENWTDGVNRINRSGRRGNVRTRQRY